A stretch of DNA from Fusobacterium animalis 7_1:
TGCCTTATACTAAAAATAATGATATAATAAATCATAAGAGATGTATAAGACAACTTTTTAAGGAATATAAGACAAGAAAAGTGGAGGGATAATTTATGAATGAAATAGTTAAGTACCATAAAGATTTTGAAAATAAATTAGTTTTAAAAAACTTTACAGCTTCTGAACTAAATTTTTTAATGGCTATCTGTACAAAAGTTAGAGATAAAAAAGAAGATGAAGTTATTTTTTCATTTAATGAATTGAAGAATATAAGTAATTGGACTAATAAAAATGATAAAGATTTTATTCATTCATTAGAGATGACTAATAAAAAACTTATAGAATTAACATTCAGATTTGAAAATGAAAAAGAAATTATAATGTTTGTGTTATTCCCAACTTTTCATATAGATAAAGATGAGAAAACTTTAAAAGTAGCAGTTAATAAAAAATTTGCTTATTTATTAAATAATTTATCTAATAACTTTAATTGGTATCAACTTAAAGATTTTACTTCCCTTAATAGTAAATATTCTAAATTACTATATAAAGAGTTAATGTTATTTAAAGATACAGGATATAGAATTTTTAAAATAGAAGATTTTAGAAAGAAACTAGATATCCCTGAAAAATATAGAATGACTAACATCAAGCAAAAGGTATTAACACCTATTGAAGAAGATTTTAAACATATCTTTTCAAAATTTGAGATAGTAAAAATAAAGAATGGAAGAGATATCGCACAGATTAGATTTAACTTTACATATAGCAATATAAAGCCAGTAGAAGTAGTTGAAGATACAGAAAAAGTTGTTAATAAAAATATTGGCCCAGCTGGAGAGCTGGAGCAATATTTTAAAACAACTTTTCCTGATGTAAATTATACAATAAAACATAAAGAAGTATTAGAAAAATTGTTACAAAATAATAGTTTAGAGTATGTAAAACAATATTTAAAAGACCAGTGGGAATATAGTCAAAATGATAATAATATTTTAAATAAATCAGGATATTTTTCAAGTCTAATATTGGGAGAAAAATCAGTTTTAAAAGATTATTTACCAGCTGACTATGAAGAGAAAAAAGCAGAAGAAAGAAATAGAAATTTAAAAGGTATAAATACTATTACATCATTAAAAGATTTAGCTGAAAAAGATGTAACAGATTATGAAGTTAGAAAAAATATAACTCCTGAACAAATAGAACAACAAGTATTATTAAAAGTAGATGTAACAGAAGAAGAATATAACAAGATTAAACAAGATTGGATAAATAAACAAATGGAAGAAACTTCTAATAATGATTTAAGAGTTTTAGAAAGCATTTTTAATGCAAGTCAATCAAAAAAATATAATGTTATAGTTCCAAAAATAGATGAAAATATAGAGCAAGAAAATAATAAAAATATTGAATTAAATAAGATAGCTGAACTAGAAAAGCAATTACAAGAAATGAAAAATAAATTAAAAGAAGTAGAAGATAAAAAGGAAATAAAAATATATACAGTTGAGGATATAGATCCAAAATTATTAGTTAGTAAATCAGGAAAGAAATTAACAGGTAATGCAAGACAAGTCAAGATAGAAAAGATATTATCAGAATTAAATAAGAGGGGGATTAAATGAAAGTTTCAAAGGAAGATTTAAAAGAATTATTTGAGCAAAGAAGTGAAGAATATTTATCAGCTTTTAATGTAACACTTCAAAGATTAAAAGAAAAAACTTATAATTTATTTGATGAGAAAAATGATCCAATGATATTAGAAAAATATTTAGAATTTATATTTGGATTAAATTCAGATATTTCAAAGATGATAGAAAAAGAAGAATTAATAAATTAAAAGAGGTATACTATAATACCTCTTTCTTTTTTGAGGGGGATTAAAATTGATTTTAGAGCTTCAAATTTTTTTAGTTTTTTCTTTTTCTTCTCTTTTTATATCTTCTTTTAGCTGATGAATAAAATTAATAACTTTTTCTAAGTTAAAATCATCTAAATCTTTAAATTCATATAATAATTTTTTATTTTTTTCTTCTTGTACTTTTTTTTCTAATTCTTTTAACTTTTTTTTACTTTTCTCAATTTTCTCTAATTCAATAGCTTTTAATTCTTCCAAAGACTTTTTTATTTTTTTAGCAGCATCCATAAATAATAAACCTCCAATAATAAAAATTTAAAAAATATAATTTATATATAACATATTTGGTAAAATAAATCAATAAGTATCAGCTTAAACTATACTATATAAATTAAAAAATGTTATATTTTTTTATTGAATTTATAAAATAAAATGGTATAATATTTTATATAGTATAGTTTAAGGCAAGCTACTCACTCCTGCCGTCGTAGTAGCTTGCTGGGAAGTATCCCAGACCCTCAAAGCACCTACAAAAATTAAAAATATATTTTTAATTTTCTTCGGTACTTATAGGGGGATTACCCCTATAACCCCTGTGAGTTGATTTTATAAAATTCTTGTAGGGACAGCTACAATTATTTTATAAAACCAACTTTAAAGAGTGTGATAATAATGATTAAATTTACATTGAGATTAACAGAAGATGAAAAAAAACTTTTAGATATAAAAGCTGATGAATTAGGTAAATCAAAAAATGAAGTTTTAAAGTTTCTTATAAATAATAAATTAGAAGATATAAAAAAGGAATTTGACTTATTAAATGAGTTAGAAAATAACTATAAAGAGTTAGGATTTCAGATTAAA
This window harbors:
- a CDS encoding replication initiation protein, with product MNEIVKYHKDFENKLVLKNFTASELNFLMAICTKVRDKKEDEVIFSFNELKNISNWTNKNDKDFIHSLEMTNKKLIELTFRFENEKEIIMFVLFPTFHIDKDEKTLKVAVNKKFAYLLNNLSNNFNWYQLKDFTSLNSKYSKLLYKELMLFKDTGYRIFKIEDFRKKLDIPEKYRMTNIKQKVLTPIEEDFKHIFSKFEIVKIKNGRDIAQIRFNFTYSNIKPVEVVEDTEKVVNKNIGPAGELEQYFKTTFPDVNYTIKHKEVLEKLLQNNSLEYVKQYLKDQWEYSQNDNNILNKSGYFSSLILGEKSVLKDYLPADYEEKKAEERNRNLKGINTITSLKDLAEKDVTDYEVRKNITPEQIEQQVLLKVDVTEEEYNKIKQDWINKQMEETSNNDLRVLESIFNASQSKKYNVIVPKIDENIEQENNKNIELNKIAELEKQLQEMKNKLKEVEDKKEIKIYTVEDIDPKLLVSKSGKKLTGNARQVKIEKILSELNKRGIK